Below is a genomic region from Puniceicoccaceae bacterium.
CCCGCATGTAGGGCATGTGGCAATCGGCACAGGAGACTCCGCTTCGCGCGTGAATGCCCGTGCTCCAAAGTTCAAATTCCGGGTGCTGGGCCTTCAGGATCTTGGCACCACTCTCCGCGTGCACATAGTCGTAGAACTGCCGCCCGTCCGAGTATTGGGTTTCATCCCAATGTTGTTCCTGCGCTTCGACGGTCAAGCCTTTGCTCCAAGGGAACTCGAGCGGCATTTCCGTGCCGCAGTAGTACTCCACGTGGCACTGTGCGCAGACAAAGGAACGCATCTCCGAACGTGAGGCAAACACGTTCGCATCGTAGGGTTCCTTGCGGTCTCCTTTGCGCCAGCGTTGGATGGAGGGCATGGCGGGCACTTCTGCTTCGGATTCCGCCAATGCACGAATGCCGTTGATGAATCCGGGACGGGTGACGCGAAGCTCCAGGGTATCCGGATCGTGGCAGTCCACACAGGAAACCGGATGCGCCGCTCCAAGATCATGCAGCATCTTATTAGCTTCCTGATATTTCAACTTGTGCGAGCGCTCAAATCCCAGCATGGCATCCCCATCGCCCAACTCACGATAGAGCGGCATGACCGACGCATGGCAGTGCAGGCAGGATCCACTCTGCGGTTTTTCAATGCGCTCGGTGGTCTCTTGATCGTGCAACATGTAGGCATGGCCGCGCCGATCCCGGTAGTCGATGGAGAACGCATAGCCCAAAAACATGCGTTTGAGCCAGGGATCGCGCTCAATCTTCTGCTCGGGCAGGGCCTCGCTGCCGCCATGGCCTCCAAAGCGGGTGCGCGTACTCTCAGCGGTGAGCAGGTAGGAGTCATACTGGCGCGGCCAGTTCACGCCCCACACGGCGGGATCCACTGTGTCTTCTGTAACCTCGACCAGGCGCACGTAGGGGTTGGCTGCCTCGGCCTTGCGCTCAAAAATGTTGATCAACAAGGCAGTGCTGGAGGCAAGGGCCACCGCGACAAGAAAAAACGCTGCGGTGTAGATCAGGATGGGTTTGGAGTTTGGCGTGTTCATGGTTTTAATTCCTTGGCTGAAGTTTCGATCTGAGGATCCCAGCGGCCCATGCCGACGGCATCTCCATGCCCGACAGATCGGTGGCAGTGCACACAGCTCACGGCATCCTCCGCGTGGGATGCTCCATGCACCATGTCACCGATCAGGGATTCGTGGCAGTCCACGCAGTTCTGTTGAAGGATGCGCGCGTTTTTGGGTTTGATGATGATGGGTTCGGGGTGATCCTGAAAGGTAAAGGCCTTGGAGTGGAAGTATCCGTTTTCCGCCTTGGCGATGTATTTGCCAATGAAATCATGGGGCAGGTGACAGTCCACACAGGTGGCAACCGTGTGGTGCGAGCTTTTGAGCCAGGAATCATACTGTGGATCCATGATGTGGCAGTTCTTGCAGGCCGCCGGGTCCTTGCTGAAATACGAGAGTCCTTCTGCGTATTGAAAGGTGTACGATCCCACTCCGGCCGTTGCGCCGAGCAAGACTACCAAAACAAAACCCGCCAGGGTCAGGGGAATTTTAAAGGAACGGGATGATCGGGGTTGGTTCATGTCAGGAGTTTCAAGTGTGGGGGCTGTCGTTCGGAAGTTCGGAGGTATTCGGGGCCTCAGTTTCTGTCGGTGTTCCCTGGGAAACCGTCTCCGCTTGCCAGAGTAGCGGACCCATTTTCACCAGCCAAATCCCAACAGAGAGGATCAATGCAACAGCAGCAAAGAACAGATTCGCCTCTCTGAGCTGGGTCCATAAATCGGCAGAAATTCGAAGCACTGCAGCAACAGGCAGCAACATTCCAATGGCGACGATCCACAAGTGCCAGCCCGCAGTCTGGTGCACGACTCCACCGTGTCCGCAGGTCACGCGGATGGAAACAATGAACAGGATCAAGGACACACCGCCAACCGCAAGCAGATGGTAGAGTCCCAAACGAAGGGCTGGAGATAGCAACGGAGCCATCGAACCGAGCAACAGGCTGATCATGCCCAGTGTCAGACCCCAGGCCATCGCGCCGTGGCATTCGGGTTCCCGCACCCAAAGCGGAATTTCTTTCACTGCATATGCAATCACGGCAATGGCAGCGATCAGGGAACCCCAGAATTCGTGGCTGGCTTTCAGGAGATACCCGAGCAGACTCACCAGCACAGCCGCGATTGCCCAGCGGGCAGGACGCACCCACCCGACAGGTAGCGTGCGGGATTCCGGAAAGCTGTGTGGGGCAGGTCCTCCCATGATTTTGGGAAAGAAAAATGGGGCAACCCCCAGGATCAAGAGTGTCGGAAAGGCTTCATACATCAATACCCGCGATGTGACATAGGCACCGCTCCACGCTTCACCCATATTCCAGGCAATCACACGCAGGGCCAACGCACACCAAAGGGAAAGCAGTCCCGCTGCGACCAGGATGAATCCCGGCGGTGGACAATCGGTGCGACGGCGCAGGTTCAGGGCAGCGCTCACTGGAATCAGAGTCCACAGTGCCAGCGATATCCCGTCTCCCCAGGCAATCGCATTGGCAAAATAGGCAATCTGAGACCCCAGCCAAAGTAACATGACGATGATGAATTGGGGTGCACTCAGCCCTTTCACCCCGATCAGTCGTGGATAGGCGGTACAAAAGAATCCGATCACCGCACCTCCCACAAATCCAAGCATCAAGGTGCGCGCATGCATCAGTGAAGGATACACCGTCACCCATCCCCAGGAGTGCAGTGGCCATAGGCTCACACTCAGGATCGCGATGAGCATGCCCATCGGAAAGAGGACACGGAAGGGTTCGCTCAGGATCAGTTGTCGCAGGGAGGGATTCATTCGATACAGGGAAACACAGGTCCGTCTTATTCGTGCTGGGTCGCACAACGGCGAAGCGAAGATTCGTCGCGTACCCACCATCGTTTGCCATTCTCCGATATCCAGCCCGATTTCTTGAATTGTTGCAGGGTGCGCGAAAAGGTTTCACTCGTTACACCCAGCTGGGATGCAATGTTCTTCTTTTTCACTTTCAACTCAAACTGCTCGCCCCCCTCCGCAGCGCACTGCTCCAGAATCCAGTCGGCAAGCCGACCATCCGCTTGCTGGAAACGCTGACGCTCGAGTTTACCCACAAGAAACTTCAAATGCAAACTCATCGAGGCGATGATGCGTAGCGAGAGATCTGGAATGCGATGCACAAGCTCGCGCAGTTTTTCACTTTCCACACAGATCACCTGACTCGATTCCACCGCCGAGGCACTGACGGGATACTCCAGCGTGCCCGATAGCGCGATCTCCGCAAACGACTCAAGTTGACGGAAGACGTGCACCACCTGCTCCCGACCATCCGCAAGCACACGGTGTACTTTGATCGCTCCGTTGTGCACGATAAAAAACCCCGCAGCCGGATCGCCCCGGTGGAACAGATATTCGTCCTTCGACAGCGAACGAAGCGAGCATACCTGCGCCAATTCCTGGATATCGGAAGGCTTCAATTCCGAAGCAAACACGCTCTTGCTCAGCGTGTAGGCAATCATGTCCTGTCGGTAGGCTGTGTCCATATGGGATCAAGTGAGCGGCCTGTGCGGTCGCCATATTCTGAGGGCAAAGATAACACAAGCGCACGCAGATTTCCGAGTCCTTTCCGGCGTTCTCTTGATCCAAATCAAGGATTTTAAGGGTTTTTTCTGCTACGCTTTGTCCATGCCACACAACACCCACATTGACGTTCGCCCCATCCTCGCGCAGGGGGGTTGCCCATTTGATACTGTGCTCGAAGCTGGAAAAACAATGCAGGAGGCAGATACCCTGACCCTGCTTGCGCCCTTCAACCCTGTTCCCATTTACGAAGCCCTTGCTGGCATCGGCATCGAATTTGTCTCTGTTCATCGTGATGAAGCGGGCGATTTCACGGTTGATTTCTGCTTCAAACCCCTAAAGGAACGCGCACTCTCGCTCGATCTCGATCTGACCCACCTGGAACCACCTCAACCGATGATGCGCATTGCCGAAGAGGTGGCACAGGCAAAGGGCGGACAAACCCTGCAGTTTCGCACCCGTTTCAAACCCGTTCACATGCTGCATTCACTCGACGCCGACAGCACGCGCCATGCCTGTGAGGAACAGGAGGATGGCACATGGCTCACGCGCATCCTCAAGAGTGAGGTCGTTCGCTGCGAGCATTGATTCCAGTGAAGCCTGTACCTTGCACCGGCCCTGGGTCATTCTGATCCATCATGAATCGCAACGTCACCGATCCGCAACCTCTGCTGTTCTTCTGCTGGCTGTCACTTGGTATGGCAAGTCTGCTGGGGTCGATTCTGATGCTGCTGATGCAGCCGGAGCTGCTCATCGGGCACGCTGCGATGGCACCTCCAGTAGTCGCATGGACGCATCTGGTCATGCTCGGATGGCTGGGATCGCTGTTTTTTGCGGCGGGCTATCAACTCACCCCCGTTGTCACGCTCAACCCGCTCGCCAGCCGATGGATGTCGCGCATTCACTTCGCGCTGCACCTCATCGGCGTACCCGTGATGGTGGTGGCATTCGAAACCGGTCGCTATGCATGGCTCGCGGCGAGTGGAAGTGCGGTCATTCTGGGATTTGTGCTCTTTGCCATAAACGCTTTGCTCAGCGCGGGTCCGAGCTCCCGCTGGAATCACGTCAGCCTCCCCTGGTTTGCAGCGATATTCTGGATGCTGGCAGGTGCGCTGCTCGCCCTCATGGCAGTGTTCATGCGCCTGGGATGGATGGAAAGTGGGAATTTTCAGAATGTGCTGGGTCTGCACATTCACACCATGATCGGGGGCTTCTTTCTGCAACTGCTCATCGCCGCAGCTTCCAAGCTGGTGCCCATGTTCATGCTCAGCCCGGAAAAACCGCAGCACGGTACCTGGATCGCCACTATTCTGCTCAATGGAGTGCTCTTCGGTGCTCATTTTCGCATGGGTGAACATTCCCCTCTCCAACGACAGATGCTCATGATCGGTGCCCTGCTCGCACTGCTCGCCTATGGCGGCCAGCTCATCTACTTTGCTCGCAAAAAGCGTCGGCGTTGGGATGCAGGCATGACACTGTTTTACGCTGCCCACCTGATCCTGCTGCCTGCCTGGTGGTATGGATACCAATTTCACCTTGAAAGCAACGGAGCATCCAACCCGGACTTGCTGCGATACTCCGTATTTCTCACCTCCTTGCTCGTCTTCACGGGCTGCATTCTGGGCATGGCACAAAAGATCGTGCCCTTCATGCTCTGGCACCACCTCTACTCCCAATACCTCGGCAGAGCGAAAGTTCCCCAGACTCTCGAGCTTCTCAGTGCCTGGACGCTCTGGCCCATCGCCTGGTGCTGGGGTGTTGCGTCCCTGATGTTCCTGCTCGCCTTCGCGCTGCACTCCATGCTCCTGATCCAGCTCGGTGCCGCTGCCTTACTCACTGCCTTTGCGCTGATGCTTTGCAATGCCCCGACCATTCGATCCCACTGGCGCTCTCCAAAAATTTCTCCATTTGGAGCTTCCTAAACACAAAGCCTCCACGCGTTCCCACCTTGCACCTATTCCACCATGAAAGTCAGCGAAACCACCCTTTCCAAAGTTGAAACCGCACTCACCCAACTCATCGATCCCGAGGTTGGCATGAACGTGGTCGACCTCGGCCTGCTCTACGAAGTGAGCGAGGATGGCAACCAACTCTTTGTCGACCTCATCCCCACCACTGCTGGCTGCCCGCTGCTCGAAGCCCTCACCGCCGGTGCGCGCGCCCTGCTGACCCCCGCCTTCCCCGAGAGCGACATCCAGATCCGCTGGCGCCTCGACGTCGATTGGACCCCCGACCGCATCCGCCAGGGGTAGTAAGGCTCGAGAATGCCCACACATTTCCCCGATGCAAGTCGACGTTGCTCAGAACTGAATCATCTTCGAAATCCAGCTCGACCGCCACCTCTGTTTTTGGGGGAGTCACTGTGGCCTGTCATGGAAACAAGCGTTGTCCGCGAGACTCGAGCAGATCGTGCAGTTTGCCATAGTCAAGATCCTGCACCGCCACATTCTGATCCATGGCAAGATGTGCTATCACTGCAGCGGACTGCCCAAGCACCATAAACACTGGCTCCATGCGGATGGAACCAAATCCGATGTGACTGGAACTCACGCAGACCGGAACGATCAAATTGGTGCATTCACTGCGTTTGGGTACGACGGATCGATAACTGATCGGGTAAGGGCTATCGACATGCGCCTGCACGTTGCCCTCATTCTGCACGTAGCCATTTGCATCTACATATCGCTGCACATGATGCGAATCCATGCCATAGGCTCCCATCCCAACGGAATCTTCCACCGTTTCCAAACCCTCACAGTGGTGCTGAGTCATCACAACCTCACTGATCATGCGCCGCGCCTCACGGATATAGAGTTGCTGCTGCCACCCATCTTCCCGTTCATATTCATCCTTGCAAGTGCCCCAGCGCGAGACTTCCCCTCGAATCTTTGCGGGGATGCGTGGGTGGTTTGCCAACGTCCACATCAATCCTTGCTGGTAGCTCCGATGTGCTTCCACAATGCGCTGACGCTCCTCATAACTTGCCTCGGGATAATCAAAATTCTGTCCGATAAAATCGGTGGAAAAGCCATCGCAGTTATTGGTATCTGTTTTCCGATTGGGCATTGCTGAGTTGATCCAGGGGATTCGGTCATAGCCTGCTTCGTAGTTGCGAAAGAGTAATTCGTAATTCAACTCGTCGTAATCCTCTGGCTTAGCAAAGGGAATACGGTTTTCCGGGTGATCCGTCAGAGTCATGCGAAAACAGTAAGCCTGGATGCCGCGATCCCCCTGACCCTGAACACCGGGTTTGCCACCCTCAACGATGTATGGCAACAAGCCACTCGACGCATCCCCGGGGATGCGAAAGGGATCGACCTTCGGCATGAAATTATGGTTGCGTCCATTGGTCGAGAGTCCTCGACGCAGGGTGGGATAAAAATGGTTGGCTTGCACGCCATTGAGCGTCTCCCCATACTGATCACTCGATTCGCGACCAACTGCATAACTCACACCAGCGGCAGCCATGAGATCACCCTCATAAGTCGCATCGACAAACACAGAACCACGATACGACTCACCGGAGTCCATGGTGATCGACTGGATGCGCCCCTGTTGCATGCTGACTCCGCTGTCCCGATTGAGCCGCTGATTGCGCACGACCCTCACGTCAGTCCCGGCCAGCAACACATCAAATACGTTCAGCGCTGCCTTCGGTTCAAATGTCCACTGGGTCTCCTCACCCGCTTCAGTTCGAGTCTGCCCGCCATCCCTGTAGTCAGACTGCTTCTGCCATTTCCAGTTTTCCGGGTCATCGTAATACTTGCGGATGCCTTGATAAAACTCACGGGCAATGCCTCCTATGGCCTGTTTGTTGCCAATATCAGTCTGTCCCAAACCTCCTGTGGACAATCCTCCGAGGCGGGAGGTAGGTTCAATCAACACCACCGATTTCCCCAGCCTTGAGGCTTCGACTGCAGTGGCGATCCCCGCTGAAGTCCCTCCATATACCACCAGATCAAAGGATTTGCTGTGTAGGCTCGCAGTGATCCCAAAGGTGCACCAAACCAGGATTTTGAATGCGGATACAAATGAATTCATGTTTGTGATTTTACTTGTTCGCATCCGTGACACCTCTACCGAGCCTTCTGACTAAAAAATAAATTCCAGCACGAGGATTGGCAACGGCGTTGGCTCCGCAATGTGAGTTTCGCTCGCTGCGGTTCATTCGATTCAAAAAGGATCGTGTTGTTTCAGAATCGAGGGTCAGGTGCACCCGCTGTTGAGTTCGGTGATCCCGCTCATCTTCATTGGATTCAGAGTGATCCGACTCCAGATTTCTACTTCACTATGCTGCGCCTTGCGTTCAAAACCGCATTCCTTAAGATGCGGCCCTAGATGATTCACCCGCTCACACATGCCCGCTTCATGGGTTCCCGCCAAGGGAACATTCGACGCTTGAGCGGTTTTCGCAAGGGACACCGGGTGCCAGAAGATCATTTCGATGCGGCTCGCGAGTTTGTGCGCAAAATCGGGAGCGAGCAGGTTCGCACCCAGGCAGAACAGCTGCATGCCGCTTTGCGCGCGACCTTTGCCTACAAGCGTAGGGAGCTGACCTATGTGTGTGAAACCGGGGTGGCTGCCCTGAAGACTCCGGCGTTCGAGGTCAACATCGAGGTGGATCAGGCCGCAACCGATCCCGCCTGCTATAGCCTGAGCACGGAAGTTTGCCAGCTTCAGGAGCCGGCAATTGTTGAATCACCAGAATTCGCCAGTCTTTTTGACCCCTGGTGCGACCGCTGTGAATTCCCGTTCGACCGCTCACTCAACCTGGAGGACAAAATCGACGCCATTGAAGCCAACGACAAGCTCGCCGATCTGCTCGACTACGCTCCCGATGGCTCCAGTTTCACCCTTACCCTGCCCAATCCCAACCTGCGCATCATTGCCACACCCCACAGCCTCACACTCAGCCTGTCCGGCCAGCGCAATCTGCGCCTGCTCATCGAACACAGTATCGCCGCCCTCGCATCCTTTGCGTCTGCTGGCGTCAACCTGCTGGAAGACTGAATTCCAAAATCCCTCACAAAGCCTGAATCCCCTTCCAGCCCCAACGGGGCGACCCCATCCCAGCCCAGGGCGACGCCCTGGGTTTCCAATCCAACGATCCCCAAGCCCTGAAAGGGCAATCCAACGTCATTGCACCATCAAGATGGGACGATTATCGCTCATGCTTTTGTCATACCGCGTGTCTGGGCAATCGCAGCCCAACGGTCTGAATTTTTCCAAATTCAGCTACGAAAGAACGGAGGGTGGGCTTCAGCCCTTCCCCCAGCCTTGGGACGCTGCGGCCCGTCACTTCACCGCTTTGGGCAGGCTGATGCCGATGAGGATCGGGATCAGCATCAGGGCAGCCCCCAGGAGGTAGGCGGAACTGGAACCCGCCCACCAAAAAACAAATCCAGCCAAGAGCGGACCCGCTGCTCGCGCAAGTGCACCCCATGCGCGAAAGCTGCCCATGGAACGACCCTGGGATTGCTCACTGGCGTAGAGCGAGAGCAGGGCGGAAAGGCAGGGCGAGACCATGCCCGCTCCGATTGCCATCAGCGAGAGTGAGCCGTAGAGCGACGCGACACTGGACGCCTGGGCCATCCAGGCCAGACCGATAAGGGTGAGGGACACGCCTGCGAGAACCATCGGTTTCTCCCCCAGTCGCGGAGCCAGACGTCTTACCAATCCGCCTTGCACAGCAATGAGCACAAATCCGACAAATACCATCATCGCGGTGATTTGGTGCACCCCAAATCCAAAGCGGCTGACGCCCAGAAACGAGAGCGTGAACTCCATACCACTGAATGAGAGCAGGAAAAAGAAATTCAGAAAACTTGCACGTCGAACACCGCTCTCCGATGCGGCAAAGAGCGCACCGAACGGATTGTATTCGCGCATGGGTTTGGCTTTGGAGCGCAGTTCGTGCGACAGGGTTTCCGGAAACACCTTCCACACCCATATCCAGTTGAAGAGTGTCAGCGCCAGTGCGCCGAGGGCTGCACCGGAGAACGGATTCAGTCCCAGCATTGCGGCATCCGGGAACTGTGCGACCGGATTCCAAAGCACAAACAAGGCTCCCAAGGCGGGTCCCAGCACAAAACCAGCCCCGAATGTGGCACCCACCAGACCCATGGCTTTCGAACGTCCCTTCCGGTCGGAAAGATCCGCCACGGCAGCCGTGGTCACCGAGATATTCCCGCTCATCATGCCGCCCAGAGCGCGAGAGAGCAGCAGCAGCCAGAAGGAACCCGCCACCACCCAGAGCAGGTAGCTCAGCGCGGTACCACCCACCGTTATCAACAGCACACGGCGTCGACCCAACCGGTCCGAAACCGCTCCCCACAGCGGCGCCATGCCAAACTGCAGCAGGGAATACAGGCTGCCGAGGATGCCACCAAACAGAACCGGCGTGAAGGACTCGCTGATGCCCGACAGGGTGCCGATCCGATCCGCGAGGGAGAGCACCCAGCCCAGCACACCTTGCGTTCCCTCGCGCTCAAGGTAAAATTGCAGCATGCCCGGGAAGAGGGGAAATACGATGGAAAATCCCACAAGATCCAGAAAGAGCGTGAGGAGGGCTGCCGGGATGGCACGGCGTTGGGAAGTCGATAACTCAGGGCTGGAAGGATGTTCAGAAGATGGCATGGTTTCGAATTGCCTACTAATAGGAGGCAAAGTCGGGAAATTCCAAAACGAAATGCAACTTATTCCAAAATCGGCTCCAGAATCTCTGCAAGTCGTGGCTCAAAACCGCTTGAACCCTGAGCGAGCAAAGGGTTAGCAGAACGCGGATTTTCAGTTACTGCGACAAAAAGTCTGGGCATCACTGCAAAACCCGCTGGATGCCGCGCTCGGTGATTTGGATGCGGCGCTGACGGTAGAGGGCCGCAATGCCTTGCTTGAAGGCTTTTTTGCTCATGGAAAAACGATCTCGGATGGATGCAGGACTACTGTGGTCGTTGAAAGGAAGAAAACCACCGCTCTGCTCGAGCTCGGCAAAAATCTTCTCAGCCATGTCCCCTTTGCGCGAAATACCGGAAGGGTCGCGGCGCAGGTCTATTTTACCATCCTCCCTGACGCGGGCCACATACCCGCGCAGCGTAGCCCCATAATCGAGTGCCTCGGCCAGTTCTGAGTGATAGAGCAATCCACGGTGGCGGTGGTTGACAATCGCATTGTAGCCCAAATCGGTTTCATCGAGCACCAGCAAGTCGACCGCTTCGTTGACCTCATACTCTGCCGGGGTGAGGTCGATCAGGCGGCGAATGCGCGTGGTAGCGGCAAGGCGATCCGTCTCCGGATCGCGCAACACGGTAACGACAAGACCTTGACCCGGCACAACCTTGTCTTCCATTTGCCCAAAGGGCAGCAGCAGGTTTTTCGGTAGGCCCCAGTCGAGAAAGGCTCCGAGTTTGGGGTGCACATCCACGACTTCGAGGTAGGCAAAGGTGCCCACTGTGACATAGGGCATGCGTGTGGTCGCGATCAGCCGGTCCCCCGTGTCGAAGTAGAGGAAGACCTGGAGTGTGTGATAAGGCATGACACCGACCGGAACCTGAGCGGATGGGAGCAGTATCTCGCCGTGTTCACCTCCGTCGAGGTAGAGTCCGATGTCGGACTCCCTCGAGATCGCCAGTTGATTGAATTCACCAATGCGTGCCATGGTGCTGAGCTAACCCAATGCCACCGCAAACGCGACTCTTTTGCATCGCCCAATTCATAGCACTGCGTTCAAACACAAGCACATGACGGTTTCACAGCCTCCGAAACCGTTGAACCTTGCTCCCAGGTCCAGACGTGCCAACATAGGAATCGATCACCATGGAATTCATTCCCACCTACTTTCCCGATCTTAACGAAACCCAACTGCAGCAGCTGGCAAACCTGCACGGCTACCTGCTGGAGTGGAATGCGAAGCTCAACCTCGTCTCTCGTCAGGATGCGGAGAACCTCGAAGAGCGCCACCTGCTGTCCTCACTCGCGATCGCAAAGTTTGTGTCTTTTCCGAAAGGCAGCCGCATTCTGGACGTGGGAACAGGTGGTGGATTGCCGGGGTTGCCTTTGGCGATTGTGTTTCCGGAGTGTGAGTTCCTGCTCGTCGACAGTGTCGGTAAAAAGATCGCTGCGGTGCGCGACATGTCCACACGACTCGGTCTGCAAAACGTGGAAGCCAAGACCACGCGCGTGGAGGAGCTGCAACGCAAGTTTGATTTTGTGACCGGACGTGCGGTGAAAGCACTGCCGTTGTTCATGTCATGGGTAATCCCACGCTTGAAGACTGGCTCCGAAAAGGGAATTGAAAAAGGGGTAATTTACCTCAAGGGAGGCGATCTGTCAGAAGAATTCAAGGAGCTGGGAACAGAGCCGAGCCGACGGGAATGCCTGCTGAACTATTTTCCAAAACACGATTTTTTTGAAACGAAACATGTGCTGCATTTTCCCGCAACCGATCTGTTGAAGACCGAAATCGGGAAATCCCTGGTGCCCGCTCCCAAACGCAAACGAAGCTAGGGGGGCTGTATTGGGTGCAGAGGCGGATTCCCACTGAATGTTCGGAAATTCTAGCGACAAGGTCGAGAGAATCGGTTATGGAACTCCAGTGGAAGATCGGTGTTTGAGGGGAAGTGGCGGTATGCGAGTTCCCAGCGAAGGATGCGCCGCGCTGCCCGAACCTCAGTCCAAACGTTAGACTTCAACCAGCTCGCCCTCAACAAAATCGGCTTCGACCGAAGTCAGGCGCACACGGGCAAGTTGATTGGTAAGGTCAGGATGATCGGGTCGACGCGGCACACAGACGCGGATGTAGTTGGGAGTCAGTCCACTCCACAACTCGGGTTTGGGGTCTTCAAAGAGCACCTCAACCTCCCGCCCAACCCAGGAGGCATAATAGTCGTGACGTTTGGAAGCGCTCAGTCGGCGAAGGTGCAGACTTCGGCGGTTGCGTTCGGTGCGCGGCACCGAGGATTCGATGCGTTTGGCGGGGGTGCCCTTGCGCTCGGAGTAGGTGAAAACATGGGCGAAGTGTAATGGGGATGCCATAAAGCGCTCACAGGTTTCGGTAAATTCGGCCTCACTCTCCCCTGGAAATCCAACCATGAGATCGGTTCCGAGGTAGACGTTGCTCACCTGCTCCTTAACGCATTGCAGAAAATCAAAATACTGTTCAACCGTGTATTTGCGCTTCATTTCGGAGAGGATGCGGTTGTTGCCTGACTGCAGCGGGATGTGAAAAAACGGTTGCAGCGCGTGGTCTTTCGCATTCATGCGGTCAAACAGTTCCTCCGGAATCGTGGTCGGTTCAATGCTGGAAATGCGCACTCGCTCCACTCCTTCAATGCCATCCAGCGCGTCCACAACATCAAGCAACCCATGGGGTTCATGCCGGTAGGTCCCAATGTTAACTCCCGTGAGCACGAGTTCTCGCACA
It encodes:
- a CDS encoding ammonia-forming cytochrome c nitrite reductase subunit c552: MNTPNSKPILIYTAAFFLVAVALASSTALLINIFERKAEAANPYVRLVEVTEDTVDPAVWGVNWPRQYDSYLLTAESTRTRFGGHGGSEALPEQKIERDPWLKRMFLGYAFSIDYRDRRGHAYMLHDQETTERIEKPQSGSCLHCHASVMPLYRELGDGDAMLGFERSHKLKYQEANKMLHDLGAAHPVSCVDCHDPDTLELRVTRPGFINGIRALAESEAEVPAMPSIQRWRKGDRKEPYDANVFASRSEMRSFVCAQCHVEYYCGTEMPLEFPWSKGLTVEAQEQHWDETQYSDGRQFYDYVHAESGAKILKAQHPEFELWSTGIHARSGVSCADCHMPYMRDGATKVSDHWVRSPLLNVNRACQTCHNVPEQEILARVDTIQQRNFDLLQRGGEALMDLLDAVQEAKDAGVSQEALAEALDFQRKAQWRLDFIAAENSMGFHSPQEAARILGEAADYARQGEVAALRAKSQL
- the nrfH gene encoding cytochrome c nitrite reductase small subunit; this translates as MNQPRSSRSFKIPLTLAGFVLVVLLGATAGVGSYTFQYAEGLSYFSKDPAACKNCHIMDPQYDSWLKSSHHTVATCVDCHLPHDFIGKYIAKAENGYFHSKAFTFQDHPEPIIIKPKNARILQQNCVDCHESLIGDMVHGASHAEDAVSCVHCHRSVGHGDAVGMGRWDPQIETSAKELKP
- a CDS encoding NnrS family protein, which translates into the protein MNPSLRQLILSEPFRVLFPMGMLIAILSVSLWPLHSWGWVTVYPSLMHARTLMLGFVGGAVIGFFCTAYPRLIGVKGLSAPQFIIVMLLWLGSQIAYFANAIAWGDGISLALWTLIPVSAALNLRRRTDCPPPGFILVAAGLLSLWCALALRVIAWNMGEAWSGAYVTSRVLMYEAFPTLLILGVAPFFFPKIMGGPAPHSFPESRTLPVGWVRPARWAIAAVLVSLLGYLLKASHEFWGSLIAAIAVIAYAVKEIPLWVREPECHGAMAWGLTLGMISLLLGSMAPLLSPALRLGLYHLLAVGGVSLILFIVSIRVTCGHGGVVHQTAGWHLWIVAIGMLLPVAAVLRISADLWTQLREANLFFAAVALILSVGIWLVKMGPLLWQAETVSQGTPTETEAPNTSELPNDSPHT
- a CDS encoding Crp/Fnr family transcriptional regulator, encoding MDTAYRQDMIAYTLSKSVFASELKPSDIQELAQVCSLRSLSKDEYLFHRGDPAAGFFIVHNGAIKVHRVLADGREQVVHVFRQLESFAEIALSGTLEYPVSASAVESSQVICVESEKLRELVHRIPDLSLRIIASMSLHLKFLVGKLERQRFQQADGRLADWILEQCAAEGGEQFELKVKKKNIASQLGVTSETFSRTLQQFKKSGWISENGKRWWVRDESSLRRCATQHE
- a CDS encoding DUF2249 domain-containing protein translates to MPHNTHIDVRPILAQGGCPFDTVLEAGKTMQEADTLTLLAPFNPVPIYEALAGIGIEFVSVHRDEAGDFTVDFCFKPLKERALSLDLDLTHLEPPQPMMRIAEEVAQAKGGQTLQFRTRFKPVHMLHSLDADSTRHACEEQEDGTWLTRILKSEVVRCEH
- a CDS encoding metal-sulfur cluster assembly factor is translated as MKVSETTLSKVETALTQLIDPEVGMNVVDLGLLYEVSEDGNQLFVDLIPTTAGCPLLEALTAGARALLTPAFPESDIQIRWRLDVDWTPDRIRQG
- a CDS encoding FAD-dependent oxidoreductase encodes the protein MNSFVSAFKILVWCTFGITASLHSKSFDLVVYGGTSAGIATAVEASRLGKSVVLIEPTSRLGGLSTGGLGQTDIGNKQAIGGIAREFYQGIRKYYDDPENWKWQKQSDYRDGGQTRTEAGEETQWTFEPKAALNVFDVLLAGTDVRVVRNQRLNRDSGVSMQQGRIQSITMDSGESYRGSVFVDATYEGDLMAAAGVSYAVGRESSDQYGETLNGVQANHFYPTLRRGLSTNGRNHNFMPKVDPFRIPGDASSGLLPYIVEGGKPGVQGQGDRGIQAYCFRMTLTDHPENRIPFAKPEDYDELNYELLFRNYEAGYDRIPWINSAMPNRKTDTNNCDGFSTDFIGQNFDYPEASYEERQRIVEAHRSYQQGLMWTLANHPRIPAKIRGEVSRWGTCKDEYEREDGWQQQLYIREARRMISEVVMTQHHCEGLETVEDSVGMGAYGMDSHHVQRYVDANGYVQNEGNVQAHVDSPYPISYRSVVPKRSECTNLIVPVCVSSSHIGFGSIRMEPVFMVLGQSAAVIAHLAMDQNVAVQDLDYGKLHDLLESRGQRLFP
- a CDS encoding MFS transporter: MPSSEHPSSPELSTSQRRAIPAALLTLFLDLVGFSIVFPLFPGMLQFYLEREGTQGVLGWVLSLADRIGTLSGISESFTPVLFGGILGSLYSLLQFGMAPLWGAVSDRLGRRRVLLITVGGTALSYLLWVVAGSFWLLLLSRALGGMMSGNISVTTAAVADLSDRKGRSKAMGLVGATFGAGFVLGPALGALFVLWNPVAQFPDAAMLGLNPFSGAALGALALTLFNWIWVWKVFPETLSHELRSKAKPMREYNPFGALFAASESGVRRASFLNFFFLLSFSGMEFTLSFLGVSRFGFGVHQITAMMVFVGFVLIAVQGGLVRRLAPRLGEKPMVLAGVSLTLIGLAWMAQASSVASLYGSLSLMAIGAGMVSPCLSALLSLYASEQSQGRSMGSFRAWGALARAAGPLLAGFVFWWAGSSSAYLLGAALMLIPILIGISLPKAVK